Proteins found in one Pyruvatibacter sp. genomic segment:
- a CDS encoding YHS domain-containing (seleno)protein, which yields MSSIATPIAPYQSAWHRLFVVVSALLLAAAFFVSPAHAAKDVIYTGFFSDLAVSGYDPVAYFTDGKPVEGSAAFETTHEGATWRFASKANLDAFVANPEAYAPQYGGYCAWAVSQGYTASADPENWSVVDGKLYLNFDDSVQATWETDIPGFIKKADANWPAVLK from the coding sequence ATGTCATCAATTGCTACCCCCATCGCGCCCTATCAATCTGCCTGGCACCGGCTGTTTGTTGTGGTCAGCGCGCTGTTGTTGGCTGCCGCGTTTTTTGTTTCGCCTGCCCATGCAGCCAAGGATGTGATTTACACCGGGTTCTTCAGTGATCTTGCTGTCAGCGGATATGACCCGGTGGCGTATTTTACCGACGGCAAACCTGTCGAAGGGTCAGCGGCGTTCGAGACCACCCATGAGGGTGCGACCTGGCGGTTTGCAAGCAAGGCCAATCTTGATGCGTTTGTTGCCAACCCCGAGGCTTATGCGCCGCAATATGGTGGGTATTGCGCCTGGGCCGTATCGCAGGGGTATACCGCCTCCGCTGACCCTGAGAATTGGTCGGTTGTGGATGGCAAACTCTATCTCAATTTTGACGACAGTGTTCAGGCCACATGGGAAACCGATATCCCGGGCTTCATTAAGAAGGCAGACGCGAACTGGCCCGCCGTCCTTAAATAA
- a CDS encoding metallophosphoesterase family protein, with product MFKQALSKLKSAISPAARPAARVPDGTRVYAIGDIHGRADLLDQLHDKIQADAKGSDASRHVVVYLGDYVDRGLDSKGVIDRLIGDPLPGFEKVFIKGNHEDAFLKFFVEPEFGRDWKYYGGLETLMSYGVKALPMKDEPEAFVAARDELATKFSPQHLEFFGGLKLSHEEGDYFFAHAGVRPGRPLDRQTGDDLMWIRDEFLASDADFGKVVVHGHTPEEVPIDRSNRIGIDTGAYITGVLTCVVLEAGARRFIQVGGQTDGQPGDQAES from the coding sequence ATGTTCAAGCAGGCACTTTCAAAACTGAAATCGGCCATATCTCCCGCGGCTCGCCCCGCAGCGCGGGTACCTGACGGGACGCGGGTGTATGCGATCGGTGACATTCATGGCCGGGCCGACTTGCTCGACCAATTACATGACAAGATCCAGGCGGATGCCAAGGGCTCAGACGCGAGCCGCCATGTTGTTGTGTATCTGGGTGATTATGTGGACCGCGGCCTCGACAGCAAGGGCGTGATTGACCGCCTGATTGGTGACCCGCTGCCGGGCTTTGAGAAGGTGTTCATCAAGGGCAACCACGAGGATGCATTCCTCAAGTTCTTTGTAGAACCTGAGTTTGGCCGCGACTGGAAATACTATGGCGGTCTTGAAACGCTGATGAGCTACGGCGTCAAGGCACTTCCTATGAAGGACGAGCCCGAAGCTTTCGTTGCGGCCCGCGATGAGTTGGCCACGAAGTTTTCCCCGCAACACCTTGAATTTTTTGGTGGTTTGAAGCTCTCGCACGAAGAGGGGGACTATTTTTTTGCCCACGCCGGGGTAAGGCCCGGGCGGCCGCTTGATCGCCAGACCGGGGACGATCTGATGTGGATACGTGACGAATTCCTGGCCTCGGACGCGGATTTTGGCAAAGTTGTTGTCCACGGCCATACGCCCGAAGAAGTCCCGATCGACAGATCCAATCGGATCGGCATCGATACCGGGGCCTATATTACGGGCGTGCTCACATGTGTGGTGCTTGAGGCTGGCGCGCGGCGGTTCATTCAGGTCGGGGGCCAGACAGATGGCCAGCCAGGGGACCAGGCGGAATCCTGA
- the prpB gene encoding methylisocitrate lyase — translation MLNVTRTAAEKRKAFRDGINSGTLQRVPGAFSPLVARLLEEQGFDGIYISGAVLSADLGLPDIGLTTLTEVATRGHQIARSTNLPCLIDVDTGFGEPMSAYRTMVEMENQGLAGFHLEDQLNPKRCGHLDNKEVVPTDVMVRRIKAAVEARKDENFTIMARTDARSMEGLEAAINRAKAYVDAGADAIFPEAMKDESDFEAFRKAIDVPLLANMTEFGKSDLLTTTQMQNLGINLVIYPVTSLRIAMGAVESAFERIRDEGTQEGVVPDMQTRARLYELLNYEDYNKFDTSIFNFKV, via the coding sequence ATGCTGAACGTCACCAGGACGGCTGCTGAAAAGCGCAAAGCCTTCAGGGACGGGATCAATTCGGGGACGCTGCAACGCGTCCCCGGTGCCTTCTCGCCGCTTGTGGCGCGCCTGCTTGAAGAACAGGGCTTTGACGGCATCTATATTTCAGGTGCCGTGTTGTCGGCTGATCTGGGTCTGCCCGACATCGGCCTGACCACGCTCACCGAAGTGGCCACCCGTGGCCACCAGATTGCCCGCTCCACCAACCTGCCATGTCTGATTGACGTCGATACCGGGTTTGGCGAGCCCATGTCCGCCTACCGCACCATGGTGGAAATGGAAAACCAGGGGCTGGCAGGCTTTCACCTTGAAGACCAGTTGAACCCCAAGCGCTGCGGCCACCTGGACAACAAGGAAGTTGTGCCCACGGACGTCATGGTCCGCCGCATCAAGGCGGCTGTCGAAGCCCGCAAGGACGAAAACTTCACCATCATGGCCCGCACCGATGCGCGCTCGATGGAAGGTCTTGAAGCGGCCATCAATCGGGCCAAGGCCTATGTGGATGCGGGAGCTGACGCGATTTTCCCGGAAGCCATGAAGGACGAAAGCGACTTCGAGGCATTCCGCAAGGCCATTGATGTGCCGCTGCTCGCCAACATGACCGAGTTCGGCAAGTCGGACCTGCTGACCACCACACAGATGCAGAATCTCGGCATCAATCTGGTAATTTATCCGGTGACGAGCCTGCGCATTGCCATGGGTGCTGTGGAGAGCGCGTTTGAGCGCATCCGCGACGAGGGCACGCAGGAAGGCGTCGTGCCGGACATGCAGACCCGCGCACGCCTTTATGAGCTTTTGAATTACGAGGACTACAACAAGTTCGACACGTCGATCTTCAACTTCAAGGTCTGA
- a CDS encoding TonB-dependent receptor, with amino-acid sequence MWKSKAHLVSACGTLALLATAPAVAQPLELDTVVVTGTRTAQPIKDLAGNTAVVEDDAIKLISQDNPAELLNRVPGVYVHSNDGQEHLTAIRSPVLTGGAGQGSFLYLEDGIPLRAAGWGNVNGLFDAHFEEADRVEVVRGPGSALYGSNAIHGLINVVTPDPSFVAERSISFETGGHRDKASADVTGPLSDTTAYRAAVSILEDSSFREHAGVGQQKATLSVLHEMGGDTLKFLLSGQNLNQETAGFIQGFEAYRDSDLARSNPNPEAFRDAWSLRASARWDTKLNEGMTLSITPFARVNDMEFLRHFVPDQSLEETGHWSTGALTALYIDLEGGHSLVAGLDLEYTDGYLKETQSRATFGTFPQGVHYDFEATQTVVAPYLHAEWQVAPATRVTTGVRFDWTRYDYENKTVSNTVGRFFRPADRSDSFFNVTPKLGIVHQVSDEAEVYANIARAARAPQVTDLYRLQNNQTVGQIDSETLDSYEIGTRARFGPVSASLAAFYAEKDNFFFRDADGFNVTDGKTSHRGIEFDGSADLPFGFDIAASGTYAVHQYEFDRPITSPAQQTEAIRSGTDVDSAPRWLANARLGWTFTETARAELEYVFVDEYFADAANVNEYDGHQVFNLRARMEVVPGVEITGRIMNLGNVEFAERADFAFRSFRYFPGEPRTAYIGTSVTF; translated from the coding sequence ATGTGGAAATCAAAAGCTCATCTGGTGTCCGCCTGCGGCACCCTCGCCCTGCTGGCAACCGCCCCTGCCGTTGCTCAGCCTCTTGAACTCGACACCGTTGTGGTCACCGGCACGCGTACTGCCCAGCCGATCAAGGATCTGGCCGGCAACACCGCTGTTGTTGAGGATGACGCGATCAAGCTCATCAGCCAGGACAACCCGGCCGAACTGCTCAACCGGGTGCCCGGCGTGTATGTCCACTCAAACGACGGGCAGGAACACCTCACAGCTATTCGGTCACCCGTGCTGACCGGCGGCGCCGGCCAGGGCTCGTTCTTGTATCTCGAAGACGGCATTCCCCTGCGCGCGGCAGGCTGGGGCAACGTCAACGGGCTGTTTGATGCACACTTTGAAGAAGCCGACCGCGTCGAAGTTGTCCGCGGCCCCGGCTCAGCGCTGTATGGCTCCAACGCCATTCACGGGCTGATAAATGTCGTGACGCCCGACCCAAGTTTTGTAGCCGAGCGCAGCATCAGCTTTGAAACCGGCGGCCACCGCGACAAGGCGTCTGCTGACGTCACTGGGCCGCTATCAGACACCACGGCCTATCGCGCTGCCGTTTCAATTCTGGAAGATAGCAGCTTCCGTGAGCACGCGGGCGTCGGCCAGCAAAAGGCCACGTTGAGTGTCCTGCATGAGATGGGTGGCGACACGCTGAAGTTCCTGCTCTCAGGCCAGAACCTCAATCAGGAAACGGCGGGCTTCATTCAGGGTTTTGAAGCCTACCGCGACAGCGACCTTGCCCGGTCAAACCCAAACCCGGAAGCGTTCCGCGACGCGTGGTCGCTGCGCGCCTCCGCCCGCTGGGACACAAAACTCAACGAGGGTATGACACTCTCCATCACGCCGTTTGCACGCGTCAACGACATGGAGTTCTTACGCCACTTCGTACCCGATCAGTCGCTGGAAGAAACCGGCCACTGGAGCACCGGCGCGTTGACAGCCCTTTACATCGACCTTGAAGGCGGCCACTCGCTGGTGGCAGGCCTCGACCTTGAATATACCGACGGCTACCTCAAGGAAACGCAAAGCCGCGCCACCTTTGGCACGTTCCCTCAGGGCGTCCACTATGATTTTGAAGCAACGCAAACCGTTGTCGCGCCCTACCTGCACGCCGAATGGCAGGTAGCCCCTGCCACCCGCGTGACCACCGGCGTGCGTTTTGACTGGACGCGCTACGACTACGAGAACAAGACAGTCTCCAACACCGTAGGGCGCTTCTTCCGCCCGGCGGACCGCAGCGACAGCTTTTTCAACGTCACACCGAAGCTGGGCATCGTGCATCAGGTCAGCGATGAGGCAGAGGTCTATGCCAACATCGCCCGCGCCGCCCGCGCGCCCCAGGTGACAGACCTCTACCGTCTACAAAACAACCAGACGGTTGGCCAGATCGACTCCGAAACTCTGGACAGCTACGAGATTGGCACCCGCGCCCGCTTCGGACCGGTCAGCGCATCGCTTGCGGCGTTCTATGCGGAAAAAGACAATTTCTTCTTCCGCGATGCCGACGGCTTCAACGTTACCGACGGCAAAACATCGCATCGTGGCATCGAGTTTGACGGGTCCGCGGACCTGCCATTCGGGTTCGACATCGCAGCATCCGGCACTTATGCGGTGCATCAATACGAGTTCGACCGCCCGATCACCAGCCCGGCCCAGCAGACCGAAGCCATCCGCTCCGGCACGGACGTGGACTCAGCCCCGCGCTGGCTGGCAAACGCCCGCCTTGGCTGGACGTTCACAGAGACGGCCCGCGCTGAACTCGAATATGTTTTTGTCGATGAGTATTTTGCCGATGCCGCCAACGTCAACGAGTATGACGGCCATCAGGTATTCAACCTGCGCGCCCGCATGGAGGTTGTGCCCGGCGTTGAGATTACCGGCCGCATCATGAACCTTGGCAATGTCGAGTTTGCCGAACGGGCTGATTTCGCGTTCCGCAGTTTCCGCTATTTCCCCGGCGAACCGCGCACGGCCTATATAGGCACTTCCGTCACCTTCTGA
- a CDS encoding outer membrane beta-barrel protein — MCVVTAAAVAGVSGIAMAQETGRGIGVMDRDRPDYDPIGIRAGGFIIYPSVTAGVGYTDNLFLQQNNEQDDTVFQVAPELLVESQWSRHELNLKGGLLTKGYDENDSDNITDYNGEVEGRLDITRDTFVSADVGYRLYHEDRGSPDLPAAASQPTEIASFYANTSLSHRFNRLILRPSVSYNELDYDDVGLIGGGVINNDDRDRERVEYGMRVSYEASPAFLVFAEGRYNEIEYDNFDDALGGGGVAKRDSDGYDALVGTTFDLGSVARGEVAVGYTEQSYDSGLIPDVDGFSYEGGVEWFVTELTTLSLGGARTVEETTIVGSSGFLSTAVAAGVDHELRRNILIGADVSYANSAYEGINRDDDVYGAGVDATYLINRNFSANLGYEFESRESNAIGSDYDANTILLTLRAAL; from the coding sequence ATGTGTGTGGTAACGGCCGCGGCCGTTGCAGGTGTCTCTGGTATCGCCATGGCTCAGGAAACCGGACGTGGCATTGGTGTGATGGACCGCGATCGGCCGGACTATGATCCGATCGGCATCCGCGCTGGCGGCTTTATCATTTACCCATCCGTGACGGCGGGTGTTGGATATACGGACAACCTGTTCCTTCAGCAAAATAACGAGCAGGACGATACGGTGTTCCAGGTAGCACCGGAGCTTCTGGTGGAATCCCAGTGGAGCCGCCATGAGCTGAACCTCAAGGGTGGTCTGTTGACCAAGGGCTATGACGAAAACGATAGCGATAACATCACCGACTATAATGGTGAGGTTGAGGGTCGACTGGACATTACGCGCGATACGTTTGTATCCGCTGACGTGGGTTACCGGCTCTATCATGAAGATCGTGGGTCACCGGATTTGCCTGCTGCAGCGTCTCAGCCGACCGAGATTGCTAGTTTTTATGCCAATACGTCCCTCTCTCACCGGTTCAATCGCCTGATCCTGCGTCCGTCGGTTTCTTACAACGAACTCGACTACGACGACGTCGGTCTGATCGGGGGTGGGGTCATTAACAACGACGACCGTGACCGTGAGCGTGTCGAATACGGCATGCGGGTAAGCTACGAAGCGTCCCCGGCATTCCTGGTCTTCGCTGAAGGGCGCTACAACGAGATTGAATATGACAATTTCGATGATGCTCTTGGCGGCGGCGGTGTCGCCAAGCGTGACTCCGACGGCTATGACGCACTTGTGGGTACGACGTTTGACCTAGGCTCTGTGGCCCGCGGTGAAGTTGCCGTTGGTTATACCGAGCAGTCGTATGACTCAGGGCTGATCCCTGACGTTGATGGATTTTCTTATGAAGGTGGCGTCGAGTGGTTTGTAACTGAGCTTACGACCTTGAGCCTTGGCGGTGCGCGTACCGTTGAAGAAACCACGATTGTCGGGTCGTCGGGCTTCCTGTCGACAGCCGTGGCTGCCGGTGTGGATCATGAGCTTCGCCGCAACATCCTGATCGGTGCAGACGTAAGCTATGCCAACAGCGCCTATGAGGGCATTAACCGTGATGATGATGTCTACGGTGCCGGCGTTGATGCGACCTATCTGATCAACCGGAATTTCAGTGCCAACCTTGGCTATGAATTCGAGTCGCGTGAATCCAACGCGATTGGGTCCGATTATGATGCGAATACCATTCTGTTGACGCTGCGCGCCGCACTTTAG
- a CDS encoding Na/Pi symporter: protein MRRFLLPVAILVLIFGFWLSPDVQQIAAGVAIFLFGMLMLEDGFKMFSGGSLERVLEHATRSTARALTFGILSTTLMQSSSLVSVITISFLSAGLVTLVGAIGIIFGANIGTTTGAWLVAGLGLKVNIAAYAMPMLAISIVLVLQSSRYARGIGYALAGLGFLFLGIHYIKIGFDSFSEQIDLTRFALTGFVGLAVYTLIGAVATVIMQSSHATLLLILAGLAAGQISYDNALALAIGANIGTTITAILGSLTSNFQGKRLALAHLVFNTATAAVALVFIVPLRIAVDWVSASVGIADTDYALKLAVFHTIFNLLGVALMLPLMGRLISFLQRSIPEPVLDRSQPKYLSQAVDEFPPTIEAALRKEVKHLYDNAAELIAHGLNLSRNEVFASHDMEATVRLSRHRYDFDFDERYEQRVKTLHNAIVQFSTRIGPKNLPAPVTDRIYGLREAAGQIVRALKAVKHLRGNMIAHTARPNGAITNLYNGLRVDMGRILAEIHRLDLLEPEDRSSLWLDDETVHVEDAARSTASMVDQMIRADELSASDATSFLNDSGYSYAAMRDLISAARALYIQQDEAVAEIEKLLALDDEDVGAVLDIQSAHKSGIMPSAMQPAPPPRSGA from the coding sequence ATGCGGCGCTTTTTGCTGCCCGTTGCAATTCTGGTTCTCATTTTCGGCTTCTGGCTCAGCCCGGACGTCCAGCAGATAGCTGCCGGTGTGGCCATTTTCCTGTTTGGCATGTTGATGCTGGAAGACGGCTTCAAGATGTTCAGCGGAGGCTCTTTGGAGCGTGTGCTGGAGCACGCCACCCGCTCAACAGCCCGCGCCCTGACCTTCGGCATTCTCTCAACAACGCTGATGCAGTCCAGCTCGCTGGTCTCGGTCATCACCATCTCTTTCCTCAGCGCGGGTCTGGTCACGCTGGTGGGGGCCATCGGCATTATCTTCGGGGCCAATATCGGCACCACCACGGGCGCATGGCTGGTGGCCGGGCTTGGTCTCAAGGTCAACATTGCCGCATACGCCATGCCGATGCTTGCGATAAGCATCGTGCTGGTGCTGCAAAGTTCCCGCTATGCCCGCGGCATTGGCTACGCGCTGGCGGGGCTTGGGTTCCTGTTCCTGGGCATTCACTACATCAAGATCGGCTTCGACTCGTTTTCCGAGCAGATAGACCTAACCCGGTTTGCCCTCACAGGCTTTGTCGGCCTTGCCGTCTATACGCTGATTGGCGCGGTTGCGACGGTCATCATGCAGTCAAGCCATGCAACGCTGCTGCTCATTCTGGCGGGGCTGGCGGCGGGGCAGATCAGCTATGACAACGCACTGGCGCTGGCGATCGGTGCCAATATCGGCACGACCATTACCGCCATACTGGGGTCGCTGACGTCCAACTTTCAGGGCAAACGGCTGGCACTGGCGCATCTTGTGTTCAACACCGCCACCGCTGCGGTGGCGCTGGTGTTTATTGTGCCGTTGCGCATCGCGGTGGACTGGGTCAGCGCCAGCGTTGGCATTGCTGACACCGACTACGCGCTGAAGCTTGCTGTATTTCACACAATCTTCAATCTTCTGGGCGTCGCCTTGATGTTACCGTTGATGGGTCGGCTCATCAGCTTTTTGCAACGGTCCATACCCGAACCGGTGCTTGACCGCAGCCAGCCAAAATATCTCTCGCAGGCGGTTGACGAGTTTCCGCCCACGATTGAGGCCGCTCTGCGAAAGGAAGTGAAACACCTGTACGACAACGCCGCCGAACTGATTGCCCACGGCCTCAATCTCAGTCGCAACGAGGTGTTTGCCAGTCACGACATGGAAGCAACTGTGCGCCTGAGCCGACACAGATACGATTTTGATTTTGACGAGCGCTACGAACAGCGGGTGAAAACCTTGCATAACGCCATTGTTCAATTTTCCACTCGGATCGGTCCAAAAAACCTGCCCGCGCCGGTAACAGACCGCATCTACGGCTTGCGCGAAGCCGCTGGCCAGATTGTGCGGGCCCTCAAGGCCGTCAAGCATTTGCGCGGCAACATGATCGCGCATACGGCCCGCCCCAATGGGGCCATCACCAATCTCTACAACGGCCTGCGGGTGGATATGGGCCGCATTCTTGCCGAGATACACCGGCTGGATTTGCTGGAGCCAGAGGACCGCAGCAGCTTGTGGCTGGATGACGAAACCGTGCACGTTGAAGACGCGGCACGCAGCACGGCGAGCATGGTCGACCAGATGATCCGCGCCGATGAACTGTCTGCCAGCGATGCCACGTCATTCTTGAACGACTCAGGCTATTCATACGCCGCCATGCGCGACCTCATCTCTGCGGCGCGCGCACTTTACATTCAGCAAGACGAAGCCGTGGCCGAAATTGAGAAGCTTCTGGCCCTCGACGACGAAGACGTGGGCGCTGTACTGGACATCCAGTCGGCACACAAATCGGGCATCATGCCATCCGCGATGCAGCCTGCACCGCCCCCCCGCAGTGGAGCCTGA
- a CDS encoding VanZ family protein produces the protein MTTQRCSPASGPVTPMPVLMTISHWFMDRASIFAGMAALTVVGLGLAPDAGPSPDIDEYAHAGAFLVIAFLFCATIPRRPWLGVLAAIALGAGIELAQMMVPGRLGSLEDIAANLAGVVAGGLLFYAFARLLALPKDA, from the coding sequence ATGACAACGCAACGCTGTTCACCCGCTTCAGGTCCCGTCACGCCCATGCCTGTCCTTATGACGATCAGCCACTGGTTTATGGACCGTGCCAGCATTTTTGCCGGTATGGCCGCGCTCACCGTGGTGGGCCTTGGGCTGGCACCCGACGCAGGCCCGTCGCCTGATATTGACGAGTATGCGCACGCGGGAGCGTTTCTCGTGATTGCCTTTCTCTTCTGCGCGACCATCCCGCGCCGACCCTGGTTGGGGGTCCTGGCCGCCATCGCCCTGGGGGCCGGCATTGAGCTGGCCCAGATGATGGTCCCCGGCCGCTTGGGCAGCCTCGAAGACATCGCGGCCAATCTCGCGGGCGTCGTTGCTGGCGGACTTTTGTTCTATGCATTCGCCCGCCTTCTGGCTCTTCCCAAGGATGCTTAG
- a CDS encoding MmgE/PrpD family protein has translation MKKHKVHVYPSKKHLPREKQLAWKMAEVCADKVPVEKDVEAMIINRVIDNASVAIASVNRHAPATARVQALAHPRKNGATVFGMPNNQRFHAEWAAWANGTAVRELDFHDTYLAADYSHPGDNIPPILAVAQQTGQTGKNLVRGLAAGYELQVDLVTGICLHEHKIDHIAHLGPSAAGGIGAMLKLPTDVIYQSIQQALHTTVSTRQSRKGEISTWKAFAPAHAGKLAIEAVDRCMRGEGAPSPIYEGEDSVIAWILDGPDAEYIVPLPGAGEPKRAILDTYTKEHSAEYQSQALIDLAFRMGEKIDDFDSIKDIVIHTSHHTHYVIGTGANDPQKMDPKASRETLDHSIMYIFAVALQDGAWHHVKSYAPKRAARPDTVRLWHKITTTEDPKWTERYHSRDPKVKAFGAKVEITFKDGTKLVDEMAVANAHPYGARPFVREHYINKFMTLTDGIITKNEAERFVETAERLPKLKADELGDLNVQVPAAKVKRIADKKGIF, from the coding sequence ATGAAGAAGCATAAAGTTCACGTTTATCCATCCAAGAAGCACCTGCCGCGCGAAAAGCAGCTCGCATGGAAAATGGCTGAAGTCTGCGCCGACAAAGTGCCGGTGGAAAAAGATGTCGAGGCAATGATCATCAACCGCGTGATCGACAATGCGTCGGTTGCCATCGCCTCCGTCAACCGCCACGCACCGGCCACCGCCCGCGTGCAGGCGCTGGCACATCCGCGCAAAAACGGCGCGACTGTTTTTGGGATGCCCAACAACCAGCGCTTCCACGCGGAATGGGCAGCATGGGCCAACGGTACGGCTGTGCGCGAACTTGATTTCCACGACACATATCTGGCGGCAGACTATTCCCACCCCGGCGACAACATCCCGCCGATCCTCGCGGTTGCCCAGCAGACCGGCCAGACCGGCAAGAACCTGGTGCGCGGACTTGCGGCTGGCTACGAGCTTCAGGTGGATCTGGTAACCGGAATCTGCCTGCACGAGCACAAGATTGACCACATTGCCCATCTTGGGCCGTCAGCTGCAGGCGGCATCGGCGCGATGCTGAAACTGCCAACCGACGTGATCTACCAGTCGATCCAGCAGGCGCTGCACACAACCGTCTCCACGCGTCAGTCGCGCAAGGGCGAGATTTCAACATGGAAAGCCTTTGCCCCGGCACATGCCGGCAAGCTGGCCATCGAAGCCGTTGACCGCTGCATGCGCGGCGAAGGCGCACCGTCTCCGATCTATGAAGGTGAAGACAGTGTCATCGCCTGGATACTTGATGGTCCGGATGCGGAATATATTGTACCGCTGCCTGGCGCTGGTGAGCCCAAGCGCGCCATCCTCGACACGTACACCAAGGAACACTCGGCCGAATATCAAAGCCAGGCGCTGATCGACCTTGCCTTCCGCATGGGTGAAAAGATCGACGACTTTGACAGCATCAAAGACATTGTCATCCACACGTCGCATCACACTCACTACGTGATCGGCACGGGCGCCAACGACCCGCAGAAGATGGACCCCAAGGCCAGCCGCGAAACGCTGGACCACTCGATCATGTATATCTTCGCCGTCGCCCTGCAGGACGGTGCATGGCACCATGTGAAGTCCTATGCACCCAAGCGCGCTGCACGTCCCGACACCGTGCGTCTGTGGCACAAGATCACCACGACCGAAGACCCCAAGTGGACGGAGCGCTATCACTCGCGCGACCCGAAGGTAAAAGCGTTTGGCGCCAAGGTGGAAATCACCTTCAAGGACGGCACCAAGCTGGTTGATGAAATGGCCGTTGCCAATGCGCACCCCTATGGCGCGCGTCCGTTTGTACGGGAGCACTACATCAACAAGTTCATGACGCTGACCGACGGCATCATCACAAAGAACGAAGCAGAGCGGTTTGTGGAAACCGCAGAGCGTCTGCCCAAGCTCAAGGCCGATGAACTGGGTGATCTGAACGTTCAGGTGCCCGCAGCAAAAGTGAAGCGCATCGCCGACAAGAAGGGCATCTTTTAA
- a CDS encoding polysaccharide biosynthesis/export family protein encodes MRNAKMIANGFSIMMRLVLGTALVLGVSGFVALPAVEAERHVTVQGSPADRTTRDIVYVLGSGDRIRVIVFDEPDLSGEFEVDGTGVVSLPLIGKTTAKGLTLREFEDEVATALRDGYLRDPRVSIEVLNFRPFYIIGEVQNGGEYDYVPDMTVLNAVALAGGYTYRADDNRVFITKAGGNTETEVRLDRGQGIQVLPGDIIRVPERFF; translated from the coding sequence ATGAGAAACGCGAAAATGATAGCGAATGGGTTCAGCATCATGATGCGTCTGGTGCTTGGCACCGCGTTGGTTTTGGGTGTAAGCGGGTTTGTAGCGCTTCCGGCCGTCGAGGCTGAGCGCCATGTGACGGTGCAGGGAAGCCCGGCCGACCGGACAACGCGCGATATCGTCTATGTTCTTGGGTCCGGTGACCGAATCCGCGTCATCGTTTTTGATGAACCTGATTTGTCCGGAGAGTTTGAAGTCGATGGCACAGGCGTCGTGTCGCTGCCGCTCATAGGCAAGACGACGGCAAAAGGGCTCACGTTGCGCGAGTTCGAAGATGAGGTCGCCACTGCGCTTCGCGACGGGTATCTGCGCGATCCCCGTGTCAGCATCGAGGTCTTGAATTTCAGGCCGTTCTATATCATTGGCGAAGTCCAAAACGGCGGCGAATATGATTATGTGCCGGATATGACGGTCTTGAACGCTGTCGCGTTGGCGGGCGGATATACCTATCGTGCCGACGACAATCGCGTGTTTATTACCAAGGCCGGGGGCAATACAGAAACCGAAGTCCGGTTGGACCGTGGTCAGGGCATTCAGGTTCTGCCGGGTGATATCATTCGGGTACCGGAACGGTTTTTCTAG